From a region of the Labrus mixtus chromosome 5, fLabMix1.1, whole genome shotgun sequence genome:
- the LOC132973808 gene encoding tripartite motif-containing protein 16-like, with protein sequence MAQKGVQLDLETFSCSICLDLLKDPVAVPCGHSYCMNCIKTHWDKEEEKTIYSCPQCRQTFPVRPVLLKSTMLAVLVEELKKTGLQAAPADHCYAGPEDVACDVCTERKLKACKSCLQCLASFCEKHLQLHFEVASWKKHKLVEPSKKLQENVCSRHDEVMKMFCRTDQQSICYLCSVDEHKGHDTVSAAAERTEKQRELEVSRQNIQQRIQDREKDVKLLQQEVEDINGSADKAVEGSEKIFTEMIRLMEKRRSDVKQQVRSQQQTEVSRVRELQEKLEQEITELKRRDAELEKLSHTQDHNQFLHDYPSLSPLCESTHSSSINIRPLRFFEDVTAAVSEVRDKLEDVLREKWTNISQRVTEVDVLLSQPENMTRADFLQYSCDITLDPNTANTYLLLSDGNRKVTNTAQQQSYSSHPDRFTVLYQVLSPESLTGRCYWELKRGGGVRVAVAYKNISRTGGTESGFGFNDKSWALYCDNNSYIFYYNSVNTPVSGPPSSRVGVYLDHKAGILSFYSISETMTLLHRVQTTFTQPLHAGLWINIGSSAELCKLK encoded by the coding sequence atggcgcAGAAAGGAGTTCAGCTGGACCTGGAAACCTTCTCTTGTTCGATCTGTCTGGATCTACTGAAGGATCCGGTGGCTGTTCCCTGTGGACACAGTTACTGTATGAACTGTATTAAAACCCACTGggataaagaggaggagaagacaatctacagctgccctcagtgtagGCAGACCTTCCCAGTGAGGCCTGTCCTTTTGAAAAGCACCATGTTAGCAGttttagtggaggagctgaagaagactggactccaagctgctcctgctgatcactgctatgctggacctgaagatgtggcctgtgatgtctgcactgagagaaaactgaaagcctgtaagtccTGTCTGCAATGTCTGGCTTCTttctgtgagaaacaccttcaGCTTCATTTTGAAGTGGCTTCATGGaagaaacacaagctggtggagccctccaagaagctccaggagaacgtctgctctcgtcatgatgaggtgatgaagatgttctgtcgtactgatcagcagtctatctgttatctctgctctgtggatGAACATAAAGGCCAcgacacagtctcagctgcagcagagaggaccgagaagcagagagagctggaggtgagtcgacaaaacatccagcagagaatccaggacagagagaaagatgtgaagctgcttcaacaggaggtggaggataTCAATGGCTCCGCTGATAAAGCAGTGGAGGGCAGTGAGAAGATCTTCACAGAGAtgatccgtctcatggagaaaagacgctctgatgtgaagcagcaggtcagatcccagcagcaaactgaagtgagtcgagtcagagagcttcaggagaagctggagcaggagatcactgagctgaagaggagagacgctgaactggagaagctctcacacacacaggaccacaaccagtttctacatgactacccctcactgtcaccactctgtgaatctacacactcatccagcatcaatatccgtcctctgaggttctttgaggatgtgacagcagctgtgtcagaagtcagagataaattagaggacgtcctgagagagaaatggacaaacatctcacagagagtgactgaagtggatgttttactgtcacAACCAGAGAACATGACCAGAGCTGACTTCTTAcaatattcatgtgacatcacactggatccaaacacagcaaacacatatctgttattatctgatggaaacagaaaagtaacaaaCACGGCTCAACAACAGTcttattctagtcacccagacagattcactgtATTGTATCAGGTCCTGAGTCCAGAGAGTCTGACTGGACGTTGTTACTGGgaactgaagagaggaggaggagttcgTGTAGCAGTCGcatacaagaatatcagcagaACAGGCGGGACTGAAAGTGGATTTGGATTCAATGACAAATCTTGGGCGTTATATTGTGACAACAACAGTTATATCTTTTATTACAACAGTGTCAAcactcctgtctcaggtcctccgtcctccagagtaggagtgtacctggatcacaaagcaggtattctgtccttctacagcatctctgaaaccatgactctcctccacagagtccagaccacattcactcagcctctacatgctggactTTGGATTAACATAGGATCTAGtgctgagttgtgtaaactgaaatag